Proteins encoded in a region of the Quercus lobata isolate SW786 chromosome 8, ValleyOak3.0 Primary Assembly, whole genome shotgun sequence genome:
- the LOC115957820 gene encoding uncharacterized protein LOC115957820 yields the protein MMRMSLKAIKACYCILECNVEKVLQPNISMLVSRGVPMSLILKMFMFQPKSMLMRIYRFSEAVDQVMKLGFDPNNLLSVLAVRSMVVMSKSLWEQKVEGFKSFGLSKDEIYAAFKKQPMCMMASENKIRKLMSFFVNKLNTTPSMISKNPNLLLLSLEKRIIPRCSVLHLLVSKGLVKEETSIINLFRMTEKGFVDNLVSKYQNEAPDVVNPHQGKIEFQGFPFDLKNLSYCEFKMEQITAFGHIFI from the coding sequence ATGATGAGAATGTCTTTAAAGGCTATAAAGGCATGCTACTGCATACTTGAATGTAATGTGGAAAAAGTGCTACAGCCCAACATATCGATGTTGGTAAGCCGTGGTGTACCCATGTccttaattttgaaaatgttcATGTTCCAACCAAAATCAATGCTTATGAGGATTTATCGGTTTAGTGAGGCTGTTGATCAAGTtatgaaattgggttttgatcCCAATAATCTGCTATCTGTTCTAGCTGTACGTTCCATGGTGGTTATGAGTAAATCTTTGTGGGAGCAAAAGGTAGAAGGTTTTAAAAGTTTTGGATTGTCAAAGGATGAGATTTATGCAGCATTCAAAAAGCAACCCATGTGTATGATGGCTTCAGAGAATAAAATCAGGAAATTGATGAGTTTCTTTGTGAACAAACTGAATACGACACCTTCAATGATCTCCAAGAATCCAAATCTTCTACTGCTTAGCTTGGAGAAGAGGATTATTCCAAGGTGTTCAGTTCTGCATCTTTTGGTATCAAAGGGGTTGGTTAAGGAAGAAACTAGCATTATTAATTTGTTCAGAATGACTGAGAAGGGGTTTGTGGACAATTTAGTGAGCAAATATCAGAATGAGGCTCCAGATGTTGTTAATCCACACCAAGGCAAGATAGAATTTCAAGGGTTCCcctttgatttaaaaaatttgagttaTTGTGAGTTCAAGATGGAACAAATCACTGCTTTTGGCCACATCTTCATTTAG
- the LOC115954576 gene encoding probable folate-biopterin transporter 4: MIAWLKQLKASFGASFIWLICLIYFTQGFRSFVWTAVSYQLKDRLKLSPSASQFVSSIAFFPWSIKPLYGILSDCIPIKGRKRIPYLVIATVLSLLPWLVLGLNATLRNSTSHLMIFLTVQNLGSAMADVVVDAMIAEAVRFERASFAGDLQTISWLAMALGGICGSLLGGFALTNLQIDTIFLLFSILPAIQLLSCGLVEEHSVDSNNSRSSQVVNGNSIQDEDNSLGKKSDIGNLRRKKSQKNRKQKAVVPSESKIPEKVDSLALSLFHSLKAVAYSLCHAFKQPIILRPMTWFFLAHVTVPNLSTVMFYYQTELLNLDASFLGTVRVVGWFSLMLGTFIYNRYLKTMKLRRILMWAHIGLSILTLLDIVLVSRMNVAFGISDKIMVLCGSALADAVNQFKFMPFLILSGKLCPPGIEGTLFALFMSINNLGSTLGSFMGAGLASILNISSGSFDNLLVGIVIQVLCTFIPIAFLFLIPKEATGISA; the protein is encoded by the exons ATGATAGCATGGTTGAAACAGTTAAAGGCATCGTTTGGAGCTTCGTTCATTTGGCTCATTTGCTTGATTTACTTCACCCAG GGTTTCAGATCCTTTGTATGGACAGCAGTTTCCTACCAGCTGAAAGACAGGCTTAAGTTGTCGCCCTCAGCCTCCCAATTTGTGTCTTCAATAGCATTTTTTCCATGGAGCATTAAACCATTATATGG AAttttatctgattgtatccctataaaaggaagaaaaaggattCCATACTTAGTGATTGCAACTGTGCTCTCTCTCTTGCCATGGCTTGTTTTAGGCCTAAATGCAACCCTGAGGAATTCCACATCGCACCTCATGATCTTCTTAACAGTGCAGAATCTAGGTTCAGCCATGGCAGATGTGGTAGTTGATGCAATGATTGCTGAAGCAGTAAGATTTGAACG GGCCTCATTTGCTGGAGACCTCCAGACAATATCTTGGTTGGCAATGGCTTTGGGAGGAATATGTGGGAGTTTGCTAGGTGGTTTTGCATTAACAAACTTGCAGATAGATacgatttttcttcttttttctatacTTCCAGCCATACAGTTGTTATCATGTGGTTTGGTAGAGGAGCATTCAGTGGACAGTAATAATTCAAGAAGCTCCCAGGTGGTCAATGGGAACAGTATTCAGGATGAAGATAACTCATTAGGAAAGAAGTCTGATATTGGCAATTTAAGGAGAAAGAAGAGCCAAAAGAACCGCAAACAGAAAGCAGTTGTCCCTAGTGAATCCAAGATTCCTGAAAAAGTTGACTCCTTGGCATTAAGTTTGTTCCATTCTCTGAAAGCAGTTGCTTACAGTTTGTGCCATGCTTTTAAACAACCGATCATTTTGAG ACCAATGACTTGGTTTTTCCTAGCACATGTTACTGTTCCAAACCTCTCAACCGTCATGTTCTATTACCAGACAGAGTTATTAAACCTGGATGCATCTTTCTTGGGGACAGTGCGTGTTGTTGGATGGTTTAGCCTCATGCTTGGAACCTTCATTTACAATCGCTACTTAAAGACCATGAAGTTACGGAGAATCCTCAT GTGGGCTCATATTGGTTTGTCTATCTTGACTCTCCTGGATATTGTTCTAGTGTCTCGAATGAATGTTGCCTTCGGAATATCAGATAAGATCATGGTGCTCTGTGGATCAGCTCTTGCTGATGCAGTAAATCAGTTTAA GTTTATGCCATTCCTGATCTTATCTGGAAAGCTTTGCCCTCCAGGAATTGAAGGGACTTTATTTGCCCTTTTTATGTCAATAAACAACTTAGGGTCCACTTTGGGATCATTCATGGGTGCTGGGTTGGCTTCGATTTTGAACATCTCTTCTGGTTCTTTTGACAACCTTCTTGTAGGCATTGTCATTCAAGTCCTCTGCACTTTCATTCCAATTGCATTTCTGTTTTTGATACCAAAAGAAGCTACAGGGATATCAGCATAG
- the LOC115954873 gene encoding uncharacterized protein LOC115954873: MEAQKKKYKLVVGLFLFIVFLFEPGVRAWTGEIHGRVFCDVCSDSSIGPEDHVLEGAEVAVLCITKSGEVLNYQAFTNAKGIYTVAETMPESDRWDACLARPISSFHEHCTHLGDGSTGIKFSYNHPSGYSHAVRTFVYRPASAPTYCI, from the exons ATGGAAGCTCAGAAGAAGAAGTATAAACTGGTGGTGGGTCTGTTTCTTTTCATCGTGTTCTTGTTTGAGCCTGGTGTGAGAGCTTGGACTGGTGAAATCCATGGCAGAGTCTTTTGTGATGTCTGTAGCGATTCCTCTATTGGTCCTGAGGATCATGTTCTTGAAG GTGCTGAGGTAGCTGTTCTTTGCATCACAAAGTCAGGTGAAGTCCTAAATTATCAGGCATTCACAAATGCAAAGGGGATATACACAGTAGCAGAGACAATGCCTGAGAGTGACCGCTGGGATGCATGCCTTGCACGGCCCATCAGCAGTTTCCATGAACACTGTACACATCTTGGTGATGGCAGCACAGGAATCAAGTTCAGCTATAATCACCCGTCGGGTTATTCTCATGCTGTCAGAACGTTTGTCTATAGACCTGCCAGTGCGCCAACGTACTGCATTTGA